Proteins encoded in a region of the Ziziphus jujuba cultivar Dongzao chromosome 3, ASM3175591v1 genome:
- the LOC107420608 gene encoding cysteine-rich receptor-like protein kinase 44, translating into MAHRGIKTANILVDDALNAKISDFGNPILYAEDGQDNEFKVIKVEATRGYIINGSRVPNVWKDIANIYVDGYGVVVLEIVSVKKNAENKFNQKQREFLAEEACLAESKHKLLELVDN; encoded by the exons ATGGCACATAGGGGTATTAAAACTGCTAATATCCTTGTTGATGATGCTCTAAACGCTAAGATATCAGACTTTGGGAATCCTATCCTTTATGCAGAGGATGGACAGGACAATGAATTTAAGGTCATCAAAGTAGAAGCAACACG TGGATACATCATAAATGGCTCTCGAGTACCCAATGTATGGAAAGATATTGCAAACATATATGTCGATGGTTATGGTGTTGTTGTACTTGAAATTGTTAGTGTGAAGAAAAAtgcagaaaataaattcaaccaGAAGCAGCGTGAGTTTCTAGCAGAGGAG GCTTGTCTTGCAGAATCAAAACACAAGTTGCTGGAATTAGTGGATAATTGA